The DNA sequence ACCATCAGCATGCCGGCAGCCGCCACCATCAGCGCGACCAGGAATGACATCTTCGAACCCTGGATTCCGTAATCGCTGAACGCCCAGACAATCCCCGCAACCACACCGGCAGCAGCCGGGCTGGCCAGACCGATGAAGTAGCGCTTGTCGGCGGTACCCACCTGAGTGTTGAAGCGCGCCAGACGCAATGCCGCCCCCGCCACATAGATGAAGGCAACCATCCAGCCGACCTTGCCCATGTCACCCAGCGCCCAGCCGAAAGCCAGCAAAGCCGGAGCAACGCCGAAGGCAACCATGTCCGAAAGCGAGTCGTACTCGGCGCCGAACGCACTTTGCGTGTTGGTCATGCGCGCCACACGGCCGTCGAGACCGTCGAGCACCATGGCAACGAAGATCGCGATAGCCGCGAAAGCGAAATACTTGCTCGCATTCGCCGAGTCTCCGGCGCTCAACGCTGCCTGAGCGCTCATCGAGTTGATGATGGAATAGAACCCTGCGAACAGGTTCGCAGTGGTGAACAGATTCGGCAGAAGATAGATACCGCGATGCCGGACTTTACGGCCTTCTGCATCATGCCCTTCTTCGATGTGCTCATCGATGGGCAGCAGGCTTTCGGCGTCGGAAGCCTGGTTCGGCTCTTCGTGACGTTCGCTCATGGACAGTACCTTGCAACGGATTGGACATTTTCGACAGGTGTCTGGGACGACGGTTCGGCCACAAACGATGCAGCTTTATACCAGAACCGCCAGCCCATACGAAAAAACGCGGCCGAGGCCGCGTTTTTTCATACAAGGTTCGACGACTTAGTTTTTGGCTTTGTCGACGATCTTGTTGGCACCGATCCACGGCATCATGGAGCGCAGTTGCTCGCCGATGATTTCGATACCGTGAGCGGCGTTGTTACGACGCTTGGCGGTCATCGAAGGGTAGCCGGTTGCGCCTTCGCTGATGAACATTTTGGCGTATTCGCCGTCCTGAATACGTTTCAGGGCGTTGCGCATGGCCTGACGGGATTCGGCGTTGATCACTTCCGGACCGGTCACGTACTCGCCGTACTCAGCGTTGTTGGAGATCGAGTAGTTCATGTTGGCGATACCGCCTTCGTACATGAGGTCAACGATCAGTTTCAGTTCGTGCAGGCACTCGAAATAGGCCATTTCCGGCGCGTAGCCAGCTTCAACCAGCGTTTCGAAACCGGCTTTTACCAGTTCAACGGTACCGCCACACAGAACGGCTTGTTCGCCGAACAGGTCGGTTTCGGTCTCGTCCTTGAAGGTGGTTTCGATGATGCCGGTACGACCGCCACCCACACCGGCGGCGTAGGACAGCGCAACGTTCTTGGCGTTGCCCGAGGCGTCCTGGTAGATCGCGATCAGGTCAGGGATACCGCCGCCTTTCACGAACTCGGAACGTACGGTGTGGCCTGGGGCTTTCGGCGCGATCATGATCACGTCGAGGTCGGCACGCGGAACAACCTGGTTGTAGTGGATCGCAAAGCCGTGGGAGAAGGCCAGGGTGGCGCCTTTCTTGATGTTCGGCTCGATTTCGTTCTTGTACAGCTGGGACTGGAACTCGTCCGGGGTCAGGATCATGACCAGGTCGGCGCCGGCAACAGCGGCAGCCACGTCGGTCACTTTCAGGCCGTGGGCTTCAGCCTTGGCAACGGTAGCCGAACCTTTACGCAGACCGACGGTAACGTCGACACCGGAATCTTTCAGGTTGCACGCCTGGGCGTGGCCCTGGGAACCGTAACCGATGATGGCAACTTTCTTGCCCTGGATGATCGACAGGTCGCAGTCTTTATCGTAGAAAACTTTCATGAATTTCCCCTTTATATCCAGGCCGTTCAGGCCATTCGCTAATTTGGTTTAGATGCTGAGTACTTTGTCGCCGCGGGCAATACCGGTGACGCCGCTGCGGACGGTCTCCAGAATCGATGCGGTGCCGATGGACTGAATGAAGCTGTCGAGCTTGTCGCTGGTACCGGTCAGTTGAACGGTATACACGCTGGCGCTGACGTCGACGATCTGTCCACGGTAAATATCGGTGGTGCGTTTGATCTCGGCGCGCTGGGCGCCAGTGGCCTTGACCTTGACCAGCATCAGTTCGCGCTCGATGTGAGCGCTCTCCGACAGGTCCACCAGCTTGACCACTTCGATCAGCTTGTTCAGGTTTTTGGTGATCTGCTCGATGACTTCATCGTGGCCAACAGTGGTCAGCGTCAGACGCGACAGGGTCGGGTCTTCGGTTGGCGCCACGGTCAGGCTTTCGATGTTGTAGTTGCGCTGCGAGAACAGGCCGACTACGCGAGACAAAGCACCGGGTTCGTTTTCCAGAAGCAAGGAAATAATGTGCCGCATGATTAGGTACGCTCCGTCTTGCTCAGCCACATATCGCGCATGGAGCCGTCTTTGATCTGCATCGGGTAGACGTGCTCGCTGGTGTCGACCGAAATGTCGATCACGACCAGGCGATCCTTCAGGGCGAACGCTTCTTCCATCTTCGACTTCAAATCTTTCGATTCGGTGATGCGCACGCCGACGTGACCATAGGCTTCAGCCAGCTTGACGAAGTCAGGCAAGGATTCCATGTAGGAGTGCGAGTGACGGCTGCCGTAACTCATGTCCTGCCACTGACGAACCATGCCCAGAACACCGTTGTTCAGGATGACGATCTTGACCGGCAAACCGTATTGCAGGCAGGTCGACAGTTCCTGGATGTTCATCTGGATACTGCCTTCACCGGTGACGCACGCAACATCGGTGTCAGGGAAGCTCAGCGCGA is a window from the Pseudomonas gozinkensis genome containing:
- the pssA gene encoding CDP-diacylglycerol--serine O-phosphatidyltransferase, whose translation is MSERHEEPNQASDAESLLPIDEHIEEGHDAEGRKVRHRGIYLLPNLFTTANLFAGFYSIINSMSAQAALSAGDSANASKYFAFAAIAIFVAMVLDGLDGRVARMTNTQSAFGAEYDSLSDMVAFGVAPALLAFGWALGDMGKVGWMVAFIYVAGAALRLARFNTQVGTADKRYFIGLASPAAAGVVAGIVWAFSDYGIQGSKMSFLVALMVAAAGMLMVSNIKYNSFKELDLKGRVPFVAILAVVLVFAVVFSDPPRILLLVFLAYAASGPVQYLLHLRRHKHAE
- the ilvC gene encoding ketol-acid reductoisomerase; this encodes MKVFYDKDCDLSIIQGKKVAIIGYGSQGHAQACNLKDSGVDVTVGLRKGSATVAKAEAHGLKVTDVAAAVAGADLVMILTPDEFQSQLYKNEIEPNIKKGATLAFSHGFAIHYNQVVPRADLDVIMIAPKAPGHTVRSEFVKGGGIPDLIAIYQDASGNAKNVALSYAAGVGGGRTGIIETTFKDETETDLFGEQAVLCGGTVELVKAGFETLVEAGYAPEMAYFECLHELKLIVDLMYEGGIANMNYSISNNAEYGEYVTGPEVINAESRQAMRNALKRIQDGEYAKMFISEGATGYPSMTAKRRNNAAHGIEIIGEQLRSMMPWIGANKIVDKAKN
- the ilvN gene encoding acetolactate synthase small subunit, translated to MRHIISLLLENEPGALSRVVGLFSQRNYNIESLTVAPTEDPTLSRLTLTTVGHDEVIEQITKNLNKLIEVVKLVDLSESAHIERELMLVKVKATGAQRAEIKRTTDIYRGQIVDVSASVYTVQLTGTSDKLDSFIQSIGTASILETVRSGVTGIARGDKVLSI